Proteins co-encoded in one Haladaptatus sp. ZSTT2 genomic window:
- a CDS encoding SRPBCC family protein, producing MPVFERETRVRAPFSEVWAFHSRIEGLEALTPDWLHLTIESVTGPDGDRDPETLAPGTRISMSLRPFGVGPKQRWTSVITKRTEGEDSAMFEDIMQGGPFARWKHTHSFRADGADTIVHDRVEYELPGGKLGRAVTPFSAVGFEGMFRGRHRATKRVLEQA from the coding sequence ATGCCCGTATTCGAGCGCGAGACGCGTGTTCGTGCCCCGTTCAGCGAGGTGTGGGCGTTTCACTCTCGTATCGAGGGACTGGAGGCGCTCACCCCCGACTGGCTTCACCTCACCATCGAATCGGTGACTGGCCCGGATGGCGATCGCGACCCCGAAACGCTCGCCCCGGGAACGCGCATTTCGATGTCACTTAGACCGTTTGGCGTCGGCCCGAAACAGCGCTGGACGTCGGTCATCACGAAGCGCACGGAGGGCGAAGACAGCGCGATGTTCGAGGACATCATGCAGGGCGGGCCGTTCGCGCGGTGGAAACACACCCACTCGTTTCGCGCAGACGGCGCGGACACTATCGTCCACGACCGCGTTGAGTACGAACTACCCGGCGGCAAACTGGGAAGGGCGGTCACTCCGTTCTCCGCTGTTGGCTTTGAGGGAATGTTTCGCGGCCGCCACCGGGCGACGAAGCGCGTGCTCGAACAGGCCTAA
- the rtcA gene encoding RNA 3'-terminal phosphate cyclase, whose translation MRIVSGQTGGGQILRTALSLSALSGTPVTVEDIRTARPTPGLKRQHCAVVETLATICDATVSDISVGTETLTFEPAAPTGGEFSVDIGTAGSLTLLFDALLPLAVAIDEPLTVRATGGTDVQWAPTVAWYDQVKLPLLAHFGLDASLRVDRTGFYPVGGGEATLTLAPSTLAPLSMPVRGDLNAIAITSKASTHLRKANVAERQAIEARRLLEADGHEVAAQTVTTVESASPGSSLLVRAAYDATVVGFDTLGEKGKVAEKVAVAAVNAFRAFHATGATVDSFLADQLLLWLALAGGEFVAPTLSGHVETNREVISQFGYDIDVREVETGLIRCSAPSS comes from the coding sequence ATGCGAATCGTTTCGGGACAAACCGGCGGCGGGCAGATACTCAGAACTGCGTTGAGCCTCAGCGCGCTCTCCGGAACGCCTGTCACCGTAGAGGACATTCGCACCGCACGCCCGACGCCCGGTCTGAAACGCCAACACTGCGCGGTCGTCGAAACGCTCGCCACCATCTGTGATGCGACCGTGAGCGACATCTCGGTCGGCACCGAGACGCTCACCTTCGAACCGGCTGCCCCGACCGGCGGCGAGTTCAGCGTCGATATCGGCACCGCAGGGAGCCTCACGCTCCTGTTCGACGCGCTGCTCCCGCTCGCCGTCGCCATCGACGAACCGCTCACGGTGCGAGCAACGGGCGGCACGGACGTGCAGTGGGCACCGACCGTCGCGTGGTACGACCAGGTCAAACTCCCATTGCTCGCCCACTTTGGCCTCGATGCGTCGCTTAGAGTCGACCGCACCGGTTTCTACCCCGTCGGCGGCGGCGAGGCCACACTGACGCTCGCACCCTCTACGCTGGCACCACTCTCCATGCCAGTGCGTGGCGACCTCAACGCGATTGCGATTACCTCGAAAGCATCGACGCATCTCCGGAAGGCGAACGTCGCAGAGCGGCAAGCGATCGAAGCGCGCAGACTGCTCGAAGCCGACGGACACGAGGTGGCCGCCCAAACCGTGACCACCGTCGAAAGCGCCTCGCCAGGGTCCTCGCTGCTCGTACGGGCCGCCTACGATGCGACGGTCGTGGGATTCGATACGCTCGGAGAGAAGGGGAAAGTCGCAGAGAAAGTCGCCGTGGCCGCCGTCAACGCCTTCCGAGCGTTTCACGCGACCGGAGCGACCGTCGATTCGTTTCTCGCAGACCAGTTGCTGCTCTGGCTCGCGCTCGCAGGCGGTGAGTTCGTCGCACCCACCCTGTCCGGACACGTCGAAACCAACCGCGAGGTCATTTCGCAGTTCGGCTACGACATCGACGTACGCGAGGTAGAAACCGGCCTCATTCGGTGTTCCGCGCCGTCGTCGTAA
- a CDS encoding 2-oxoacid:acceptor oxidoreductase subunit alpha, translated as MTEDLVWRIAGGSGDGIDSTSQNFAKALMRAGLHVFTHRHYPSRIRGGHTYVEVRASENPVNSRGNGYNCLLALGDSFARNPKENAIYGNEEIKPLAENLDELNEGGIIVYDEGLIDVSEVPNFEARVEENDWNVYPMDLRSLAREHGREVMRNTAGVGVTAALLDIDLKHIKELMRDAMRGDVLEANLDILQEAYDIVSEEEFSHDLRVPTGNHDEDQVLISASACIAYGALDEGCRFISGYPMTPWTEVFTIMSQNLSQFGGISEQVEDEIAAAALAIGASHAGVKSMSGSSGGGFALMGEPLGLAEMTETPVVLIEAMRAGPSTGMPTKPEQSDLESILYSSQGDSNRLVFAPGNAAEAYDQTREAFRLAYEYQIPSIIVIDQKISGEMVNVDESFFDREPNPDLGSVLTEDEIAKAAHHESGKFKRFLHDTENGVSPRTIPGQKGGRFLAAGNEHSEEGHISEDPVNRINQMARRAQKLEAIREDLDTNDASHQTTFGPEDAEYGIITWGSQQGAVMDAVSALNDAGHSVKGLGVSDLMPFPKKDLAAFLESVDEVIVVEMNATGQFRGLARKELGLYGEKMASLLKFDGNPFIPQDIVTAFEETIVEGKDDVSNERTKYLPEAGVIQ; from the coding sequence ATGACTGAGGACCTTGTATGGCGAATCGCTGGTGGTTCGGGGGACGGGATTGACTCGACCAGCCAGAACTTCGCAAAGGCCCTGATGCGTGCAGGTCTGCACGTATTCACGCACCGTCACTACCCATCGCGGATTCGCGGTGGTCACACCTACGTCGAAGTCCGTGCGAGCGAAAATCCCGTCAATTCGCGCGGCAACGGCTACAACTGCCTCCTCGCCCTTGGTGACTCCTTCGCACGCAATCCAAAGGAAAACGCCATCTACGGCAACGAGGAAATCAAGCCGCTCGCAGAGAACTTAGACGAGCTGAACGAAGGCGGCATCATCGTCTACGACGAAGGCCTCATCGACGTTTCTGAGGTTCCGAACTTCGAGGCGCGCGTAGAAGAAAACGACTGGAACGTCTACCCGATGGACCTTCGGTCGCTCGCTCGCGAACACGGCCGCGAGGTCATGCGCAACACCGCTGGTGTTGGCGTGACCGCCGCGCTCCTCGATATCGACCTCAAACACATCAAGGAGCTCATGCGCGACGCCATGCGCGGCGACGTGCTCGAAGCCAACCTGGACATCCTGCAGGAAGCCTACGACATCGTTTCCGAAGAGGAGTTCAGCCACGACCTTCGCGTCCCAACGGGCAACCACGACGAAGACCAAGTGCTTATCTCGGCAAGCGCGTGTATCGCCTACGGCGCGCTCGACGAGGGCTGTCGGTTCATCTCGGGCTACCCGATGACGCCGTGGACAGAAGTGTTCACCATCATGTCTCAGAACCTGTCGCAGTTCGGCGGCATCTCTGAGCAGGTGGAAGACGAAATCGCTGCCGCGGCCCTCGCCATCGGTGCAAGCCACGCTGGCGTCAAATCGATGAGCGGCTCGTCCGGTGGCGGCTTCGCCCTGATGGGCGAGCCACTCGGCCTCGCGGAGATGACCGAAACGCCGGTCGTCCTCATCGAGGCAATGCGCGCCGGTCCATCCACGGGGATGCCAACGAAGCCGGAGCAATCCGACTTAGAGTCCATCCTCTACTCCAGTCAGGGCGACTCGAACCGGCTCGTCTTCGCGCCGGGCAACGCCGCAGAGGCGTACGACCAGACGCGCGAAGCGTTCCGCCTCGCCTACGAGTACCAGATTCCGTCCATCATCGTCATCGACCAGAAGATTTCTGGCGAGATGGTGAACGTAGACGAGTCCTTCTTCGACCGCGAGCCGAACCCAGACCTCGGCTCCGTCCTCACGGAAGACGAAATCGCCAAGGCTGCCCACCACGAGTCGGGCAAGTTCAAGCGCTTCCTTCACGATACCGAAAACGGTGTCAGCCCACGCACGATTCCGGGCCAGAAGGGTGGTCGTTTCCTCGCAGCCGGGAACGAGCACTCAGAGGAAGGGCACATCAGCGAAGACCCCGTCAACCGCATCAACCAGATGGCTCGTCGCGCCCAGAAGCTCGAAGCCATCCGCGAGGACTTAGACACGAACGACGCCTCCCACCAGACCACGTTCGGGCCGGAGGACGCAGAGTACGGTATCATCACGTGGGGCTCTCAGCAAGGGGCTGTCATGGACGCCGTGTCCGCGCTCAACGACGCGGGCCACTCGGTCAAAGGCCTCGGCGTGAGCGACCTGATGCCGTTCCCAAAGAAGGACCTCGCTGCGTTCTTAGAGAGCGTAGACGAGGTCATCGTCGTCGAAATGAACGCGACAGGTCAGTTCCGCGGCCTCGCCCGCAAAGAACTCGGGCTGTACGGCGAGAAGATGGCGAGCCTCCTGAAGTTTGACGGCAACCCGTTCATCCCACAGGACATCGTCACGGCGTTCGAAGAGACCATCGTCGAAGGCAAGGACGACGTTTCGAACGAGCGGACGAAGTACCTTCCAGAAGCAGGTGTTATCCAATGA
- a CDS encoding COG1361 S-layer family protein: MKRTIAVVLLLLVVAVAPGVVAASVRGSPDLDLYLSDNRVTPGEETQLSVTIQNTGDIDSGGSPANEARVTTARGTTLEMRESSAPITIKSGKVAAGSVPEGTSPPIPFSIVVDEDAAPGTYTIPIRVSYTYTNQISDREPYAQQQRSVTETHDVTIVVEDESRFEIVGTTSDASVGDSGTVTVRVQNVGSAPAEDATLSVQSPNSDVTLGAGAQTAESFVGSWAAGETKAVTYRVNVADDAERRSYSLQTTVAYENEDGEQVQSSPLATGFVPGGAQEFEIGNVESNLRVDAEGTLRGQVANTGDVVASNAVLVIDTQTQNLNPVETEVALGTLEPGQASEFAFDIEVGEEASAGPRQFTFHLEYRNNEGEKRQSDPLDTQVAVGQKLKEFNVEAVNATVTGGQSTTLEVAVTNNGEEALSDISAKLFADSPLSTSDDEAFIQSLEPGETATIEFAVSADGAALEKNYPVSMDFQYDNEQGDTKLSDTYQLPVQVNEPEGGGLPVIPIAVGAIAIALIGLYVLYRRQ; the protein is encoded by the coding sequence ATGAAGCGGACTATTGCAGTGGTCTTACTGCTCCTCGTCGTGGCCGTCGCTCCGGGCGTCGTCGCGGCGTCGGTCCGTGGGTCACCAGACCTCGACCTCTATCTTTCGGATAACCGAGTAACGCCGGGCGAAGAAACACAACTGTCGGTCACGATTCAAAACACGGGTGACATAGACAGCGGCGGCAGTCCCGCAAACGAAGCCCGGGTCACGACCGCCCGCGGAACCACGCTCGAAATGCGTGAGAGCAGCGCGCCGATTACGATTAAATCGGGCAAAGTCGCCGCGGGCTCCGTCCCCGAAGGGACGAGTCCACCCATCCCGTTCTCCATTGTCGTCGATGAAGACGCTGCACCCGGCACCTACACCATTCCGATTCGGGTGTCCTACACGTACACCAACCAGATTTCTGACCGTGAGCCGTACGCCCAACAACAGCGCAGCGTGACCGAAACTCACGACGTGACCATCGTGGTCGAAGACGAATCGCGCTTCGAAATCGTCGGCACCACAAGTGACGCCTCGGTCGGTGACTCCGGTACGGTCACAGTTCGCGTCCAGAACGTCGGGAGCGCTCCGGCCGAAGACGCGACCCTCTCCGTCCAGTCACCGAACTCGGACGTGACTCTCGGGGCGGGCGCACAGACCGCAGAGTCGTTCGTTGGCTCGTGGGCAGCCGGTGAGACGAAAGCCGTCACCTACCGCGTGAACGTCGCAGACGACGCAGAACGCCGGTCGTATTCGCTCCAAACGACCGTGGCCTATGAGAACGAAGACGGCGAGCAAGTCCAATCAAGCCCACTCGCGACCGGGTTTGTCCCCGGCGGCGCACAGGAGTTCGAGATTGGAAACGTCGAGAGCAACCTTCGCGTCGATGCTGAGGGGACGCTCCGCGGCCAAGTTGCGAACACCGGCGATGTCGTCGCATCGAACGCCGTGCTCGTCATCGATACCCAGACGCAGAACCTGAACCCAGTGGAGACGGAAGTCGCGCTTGGAACGCTCGAACCCGGGCAGGCAAGCGAGTTCGCTTTCGATATCGAAGTCGGTGAAGAAGCGAGCGCAGGCCCACGCCAGTTCACGTTCCACTTAGAATACCGCAACAACGAGGGTGAAAAGCGCCAGAGCGACCCGCTCGACACGCAGGTCGCCGTTGGCCAGAAGCTAAAGGAGTTCAACGTCGAGGCAGTCAACGCCACCGTCACTGGCGGGCAGAGTACGACCCTCGAAGTCGCCGTGACCAACAACGGCGAGGAGGCGCTCTCTGACATCTCGGCAAAGCTGTTCGCAGACAGCCCCCTCTCGACGAGCGACGACGAGGCGTTCATCCAGTCGCTCGAACCCGGCGAGACGGCGACCATCGAGTTCGCTGTGAGCGCAGACGGTGCCGCACTCGAAAAGAACTACCCCGTCTCGATGGACTTCCAGTACGACAACGAGCAGGGTGATACGAAGCTCTCTGACACCTACCAACTGCCGGTGCAGGTCAACGAACCAGAGGGCGGTGGCCTCCCGGTCATTCCCATCGCGGTTGGGGCGATCGCGATCGCATTGATTGGTCTCTACGTCCTCTACCGGCGGCAATAA
- a CDS encoding thiamine pyrophosphate-dependent enzyme has product MSVFSAIGEEREIDSNEFTPGIEPQATWCPGCGDFGVLKSLKQAMPEVGRSPDEVLMVTGIGCSGKLSSYFESYGFHTLHGRSLPIARAAKLANPGLEVIAAGGDGDGYGIGGNHFMHTARENHDMTYIVFNNEIFGLTKGQTSPTSPKGHKSKTQPHGSAKDPVRPLSLALASGASYIARTAAVNPNQAKEIIKEAIEHDGFAHIDFLTQCPTWNKDARQYVPYVDIQQSDDYDFDTHDRREAADMMFEAENALHEGQVLTGRFYVDDERPSYQQEKQATGEMPEEPLAERYFDEDYEWERTADSLLERHK; this is encoded by the coding sequence ATGAGTGTATTCAGCGCAATCGGTGAAGAGCGCGAGATTGACAGCAACGAGTTCACGCCCGGCATCGAACCGCAGGCGACGTGGTGTCCAGGCTGTGGTGACTTCGGTGTCCTGAAGTCACTGAAACAGGCAATGCCCGAAGTCGGCCGCAGTCCCGACGAGGTGCTCATGGTCACCGGTATCGGCTGTTCGGGCAAGCTTTCGTCGTACTTCGAGAGCTACGGATTCCACACCTTACACGGCCGCAGTCTGCCAATCGCCCGCGCGGCGAAGCTCGCAAACCCCGGCCTCGAAGTCATCGCCGCTGGCGGTGACGGTGACGGCTACGGGATTGGTGGCAACCACTTCATGCACACCGCCCGCGAGAACCACGACATGACCTACATCGTGTTCAACAACGAGATTTTCGGCCTCACGAAGGGCCAGACCTCGCCAACGAGCCCGAAAGGTCACAAGTCGAAGACCCAGCCCCACGGCAGCGCAAAGGACCCAGTCCGCCCACTGTCGCTGGCGCTCGCCTCCGGTGCGTCCTACATCGCTCGCACCGCCGCGGTCAACCCGAATCAGGCGAAGGAAATCATCAAGGAAGCCATCGAGCACGATGGCTTCGCCCACATCGACTTCCTCACCCAATGTCCAACGTGGAACAAGGACGCCCGTCAGTACGTCCCGTACGTGGACATCCAGCAGTCTGACGACTACGACTTCGACACCCACGACCGCCGCGAAGCCGCGGACATGATGTTCGAAGCCGAAAACGCTCTCCACGAGGGACAGGTGCTCACCGGTCGCTTCTACGTCGACGACGAGCGTCCCTCCTACCAGCAGGAGAAGCAGGCAACCGGCGAGATGCCGGAAGAACCGCTCGCAGAGCGCTACTTCGACGAAGACTACGAGTGGGAGCGCACCGCAGACTCCCTCTTAGAGCGCCACAAGTAA
- a CDS encoding DUF7331 family protein, with protein MTPTTDPKRQDEPPADDYLEYGQLKLTTGEIVIYDRTNPEAWIQTDEAISITASV; from the coding sequence ATGACCCCCACAACTGACCCGAAACGCCAGGACGAACCTCCAGCCGATGACTACCTTGAGTACGGACAGCTCAAACTCACAACGGGTGAAATCGTAATTTACGACCGAACCAACCCGGAGGCATGGATTCAAACAGACGAGGCGATCTCGATTACGGCGAGCGTCTGA
- a CDS encoding SprT family zinc-dependent metalloprotease codes for MGSGATSRTQLVERAERYAKTVALPIDYSTVSWEVSERARRRAGQCLYNPQTGAVTIRLTWAAFEAYGWEQFSGVVRHELVHAWEFQQFGASNHGPRFRQKAREVNAPRTCERFTDGRLALSCADESCDWHAERHRASSVVTNPGRYRCGACRSPLRVTHRESGESWRSHDGYERARRRIGEEW; via the coding sequence ATGGGCTCGGGAGCGACGAGCCGTACACAGCTCGTAGAACGAGCAGAACGCTACGCGAAAACGGTGGCGTTGCCAATCGACTACTCGACGGTGTCCTGGGAGGTTTCTGAGCGAGCGCGCCGTCGCGCGGGCCAGTGTCTCTACAACCCACAAACCGGTGCGGTGACAATCCGCCTGACGTGGGCCGCCTTTGAGGCGTACGGCTGGGAGCAGTTTTCGGGCGTCGTCCGCCACGAACTCGTCCACGCGTGGGAGTTCCAGCAGTTCGGTGCGTCGAATCATGGCCCGCGTTTTCGGCAGAAAGCCCGCGAGGTGAACGCGCCGCGTACCTGCGAACGGTTCACCGACGGCCGCCTCGCCCTGTCGTGTGCAGACGAGTCGTGTGACTGGCACGCAGAGCGCCACCGTGCCTCTTCGGTCGTGACGAATCCGGGGCGCTATCGGTGCGGTGCCTGTCGCAGTCCCCTTCGCGTTACGCACCGTGAGTCGGGGGAGTCGTGGCGGTCACACGATGGCTACGAACGCGCCCGCAGGCGAATTGGCGAGGAGTGGTAG
- a CDS encoding C2H2-type zinc finger protein: protein MDEAERRHTCHVCGRVFESETALDEHVRTVGLAD, encoded by the coding sequence ATGGACGAGGCTGAGAGACGCCACACCTGTCACGTGTGTGGCAGGGTGTTCGAGAGCGAGACCGCGCTCGATGAACACGTGCGAACGGTTGGGTTGGCAGACTGA
- a CDS encoding NAD(P)/FAD-dependent oxidoreductase, producing MTGVAIIGGGPAGLSAALFTAKNGLETVVFDTDKTALHYADLHNYLGIEEIDGDEFLRVGRAQVDAQGADRRDEEVTAVEQTDDGFRLTTDGGEYDATYVVFATGESRDVATELGCDLNDDGTISVDSDNETSVENAYAAGWAARKDKIQAAISVGGGAAAALDILSKEQGKPFHDFDTPDDDE from the coding sequence ATGACAGGCGTTGCTATCATCGGCGGCGGCCCAGCCGGTCTGAGCGCCGCGCTGTTCACGGCGAAAAACGGCCTCGAGACGGTGGTGTTCGACACGGACAAAACCGCCCTCCACTACGCGGATCTCCACAACTATCTCGGTATCGAGGAAATCGACGGCGACGAGTTCCTCCGTGTCGGCCGCGCACAGGTAGACGCACAGGGGGCAGACCGCCGTGACGAAGAGGTGACGGCGGTAGAGCAAACCGACGACGGCTTCCGTCTCACTACCGACGGCGGCGAGTACGACGCGACCTACGTCGTGTTTGCCACGGGCGAGTCCCGTGATGTAGCGACGGAACTGGGCTGTGACCTGAACGACGACGGAACCATCTCGGTCGATTCTGATAACGAAACGTCCGTGGAAAACGCCTACGCCGCGGGGTGGGCCGCGCGAAAGGACAAGATTCAGGCGGCCATCTCGGTCGGCGGCGGCGCGGCGGCCGCCCTCGACATCCTCTCGAAAGAGCAGGGCAAGCCGTTCCACGACTTCGACACGCCAGACGACGACGAGTAA
- a CDS encoding DMT family transporter, producing MAALAVAIVAVSTSAILVRWSSAPSLVKAFYRVLFTLALLAPVAATRYRDDLRRLSARDLFFASLSGVALAVHFATWFESLNWTSVAASVTLVQSQPLFVALGAFFLLSERVTRRTVVGIGIALAGMLVMSLGDVLTGTTVTGSNPLLGNALAVAGAITAAAYVLAGRSLRQRIALVPYVTVVYGVCAVVLLALMLAEGEPFTGYPTNEWLLFFAMALGPGIFGHTVINWALAHVESSVVSVSLLGEPVGSTLLAFGLLAEVPTPLTVVGGAVVLAGIYVTTTARNTE from the coding sequence ATGGCCGCGCTCGCCGTTGCCATCGTGGCGGTGAGCACGAGCGCCATTCTCGTCCGGTGGAGCAGCGCACCGAGCCTCGTCAAAGCCTTTTATCGCGTCCTGTTCACCCTCGCGTTGCTCGCCCCAGTTGCGGCGACGCGCTACCGAGACGACCTCCGCCGACTCTCCGCGCGCGACCTGTTCTTTGCGTCCCTCTCGGGCGTCGCCCTCGCCGTCCACTTCGCAACGTGGTTCGAGAGCCTGAACTGGACGAGCGTCGCCGCCTCCGTCACCCTCGTCCAATCCCAACCGCTGTTCGTCGCGCTCGGGGCGTTTTTCTTGCTCTCAGAGCGCGTCACCCGTCGCACCGTCGTCGGCATCGGCATCGCCCTTGCCGGGATGCTCGTCATGTCGCTCGGAGACGTGCTGACCGGCACGACCGTGACGGGTTCGAACCCACTGCTCGGCAACGCGCTCGCCGTGGCGGGTGCGATTACCGCCGCCGCCTACGTCCTCGCTGGTCGCTCGCTGCGCCAGCGCATCGCGCTCGTCCCGTACGTCACCGTCGTCTACGGCGTCTGTGCGGTGGTGCTTCTCGCGCTCATGCTCGCGGAGGGTGAACCCTTCACGGGCTACCCCACAAACGAGTGGCTCCTCTTTTTCGCGATGGCGCTTGGGCCAGGTATCTTCGGCCACACCGTCATCAACTGGGCTCTCGCCCACGTCGAATCGAGTGTGGTGAGCGTCTCACTGCTCGGTGAACCCGTGGGGAGTACGCTCCTCGCCTTTGGTCTCCTCGCAGAAGTTCCCACGCCGCTCACGGTGGTCGGCGGAGCCGTCGTGCTCGCCGGAATCTACGTTACGACGACGGCGCGGAACACCGAATGA
- a CDS encoding helix-turn-helix domain-containing protein, which translates to MIFVEVHLDTPVLQEALTSNADAVVTVEEKRALPSSVVRFLFWACSENFETFEEALETDPTITSPSVLHEVDNKRLYRVELTEAGKATTVHQAYVELDAVMLEGKGTDEGWFLQMQFPDRETFKEFRTRCGEVGVDVKLYTIYNQIDSSTEEAAYNLTECQQDALLAAHESGYFEIPRKVSLADLAAQLGVSSQAASERLRRGTERLVGHSLVERANK; encoded by the coding sequence ATGATTTTCGTCGAAGTGCATCTGGATACTCCAGTGCTCCAAGAGGCGTTGACCAGCAACGCAGACGCCGTGGTTACCGTCGAAGAAAAACGGGCGCTCCCCTCCAGCGTCGTTCGCTTTCTGTTCTGGGCGTGTAGCGAGAACTTCGAAACATTCGAGGAGGCACTCGAGACAGACCCGACCATCACGTCACCGTCGGTGTTACATGAAGTCGACAACAAGCGACTCTATCGCGTCGAGCTGACCGAAGCCGGAAAAGCAACCACCGTCCATCAAGCGTACGTCGAACTCGACGCGGTGATGCTCGAAGGCAAAGGCACGGACGAGGGCTGGTTCCTGCAGATGCAGTTTCCAGACCGCGAGACGTTCAAGGAGTTCAGAACGCGGTGTGGGGAAGTCGGCGTCGACGTGAAACTCTACACCATCTACAACCAGATCGACTCCTCAACCGAAGAGGCCGCCTACAACCTCACGGAGTGCCAGCAAGATGCGCTCCTCGCCGCCCACGAGTCCGGCTACTTCGAGATTCCGCGGAAGGTCTCACTTGCAGACTTAGCAGCGCAACTCGGCGTGTCGAGTCAGGCCGCCTCAGAGCGGCTTCGGCGTGGAACCGAGCGGCTGGTCGGCCATTCGCTCGTCGAGCGGGCGAACAAGTAA
- the lrpA1 gene encoding HTH-type transcriptional regulator LrpA1 gives MSAESTENRILAVLEKDAQASYAEIAELAGVSKPTVRKYISKLESEGVIVGYSADVDPKKLTSQTIALVGIEVASERYVEATRALTELDSVESLFSSSGDHMLMAEVRAPDGASVGKVISENILSIDGVTAAHPSFLQERLK, from the coding sequence ATGAGCGCGGAGTCTACGGAGAATCGCATTCTCGCCGTTCTGGAGAAAGACGCACAGGCGTCGTATGCTGAAATCGCTGAACTGGCGGGGGTCTCTAAGCCGACGGTTCGCAAGTACATCTCGAAGCTCGAATCTGAGGGCGTCATCGTGGGCTATTCTGCCGATGTTGACCCGAAGAAACTCACGAGCCAAACCATCGCCCTCGTCGGCATCGAGGTGGCCTCAGAGCGCTACGTCGAAGCGACGAGGGCGCTGACCGAACTTGACTCGGTCGAATCACTGTTCTCCTCAAGTGGCGACCACATGCTGATGGCAGAAGTGCGCGCCCCCGACGGCGCGTCGGTTGGCAAAGTCATCTCAGAAAACATCCTTTCTATCGACGGCGTGACGGCGGCCCACCCCTCGTTTCTGCAAGAACGGCTGAAATAA
- a CDS encoding tubulin/FtsZ family protein, with protein sequence MKVALIGVGQAGGKVVEALIEYDLKSRGGFVAAAIAVNTAKADLLGLKRISERHRVLIGQYRVKGHGVGADNELGSIVTTEDIGEVLSVIDDIPLHNVDAFLIVAGLGGGTGSGGSPVIARELKRLYTEPVYGLGLLPSPDEGGIYTLNAARSFQTFVREVDNLLVFDNDAWRQSGESVQDSYGEMNAEIARRLGLLFSSGEATNGLVPESVVDASELINTLGSGGVSTIGYAVAEASRPQGLLARFKGDEKPDDNATNRVLSVVRRAALGRLSLPCNIESTERALLIVAGRPRHLDRKGIERGRKWLEAETGSMEVRGGDYPIEDTDHLGAVVLLSGVYDVPRIKELQQVAIEAQQNMADRAEFAPDALASLMDTDETIEPLF encoded by the coding sequence ATGAAAGTCGCACTCATCGGGGTTGGGCAGGCGGGGGGAAAAGTGGTCGAAGCACTCATCGAATACGACCTGAAATCGCGCGGCGGCTTCGTTGCCGCGGCGATTGCCGTGAATACGGCGAAGGCGGATTTGCTGGGGCTCAAACGAATCAGCGAGCGCCACCGCGTTCTGATTGGCCAGTATCGCGTGAAGGGCCACGGCGTCGGAGCCGACAACGAGCTCGGCTCTATCGTCACTACTGAAGATATTGGAGAGGTGCTCTCTGTCATCGATGACATTCCGCTGCACAACGTGGATGCGTTTCTCATCGTCGCCGGACTCGGCGGCGGCACGGGCAGCGGCGGTTCGCCAGTCATCGCCCGCGAGCTAAAACGCCTTTACACCGAACCCGTCTACGGCCTTGGTCTCTTGCCAAGCCCAGACGAAGGCGGTATCTACACGCTGAACGCCGCCCGCTCGTTCCAGACGTTCGTCCGCGAAGTGGACAACCTCCTCGTGTTCGATAACGACGCCTGGCGACAGAGCGGCGAGAGCGTCCAAGACAGCTACGGAGAGATGAACGCGGAGATTGCACGCAGACTCGGTTTGCTGTTCAGCTCTGGCGAGGCGACGAACGGCCTCGTCCCCGAGAGCGTCGTCGATGCGAGTGAGCTCATCAACACGCTCGGGTCGGGCGGCGTCTCCACGATTGGGTACGCCGTCGCGGAAGCGAGTCGGCCACAAGGCTTGCTCGCGCGCTTCAAAGGCGACGAGAAGCCGGACGACAACGCGACCAACCGCGTGCTGTCGGTCGTGCGCCGGGCGGCACTCGGCCGACTCAGTCTGCCGTGCAACATTGAGAGCACAGAGCGCGCGCTCCTCATCGTCGCAGGAAGACCAAGACATCTCGACCGAAAGGGAATCGAACGCGGACGCAAGTGGCTCGAAGCAGAGACCGGGAGCATGGAAGTGCGCGGCGGCGACTATCCGATTGAGGACACAGACCACCTCGGTGCGGTTGTCCTCCTCTCGGGGGTGTACGACGTCCCGCGCATCAAGGAACTCCAGCAAGTCGCCATCGAAGCTCAGCAGAACATGGCAGACCGCGCTGAGTTCGCCCCCGATGCGCTCGCGTCGCTCATGGATACGGATGAGACGATAGAACCGCTGTTCTAG